The sequence CTCTAATACTCTCTCTTTCTTGCAACTCTATAATTCTGCCAATATCAAGATTATCAACTAGTTCCTCTTGACCCATCGGAAATGGTGGCATTTCAACTGGTGGCTCGCTAAAGTCTTCTTTACGTTGATTTTTTCGATTCTGAATCAGAATCTTATTCTGTTCTCCGATCAAAACTGATTCTGCAATACCAAGTAAATCACTGCATTCTTTAATGTATACAGTCCGCTTTACAGGATCGTTGATCTTCGTGATACTGGAGACAATATCCTTGATCACTCCAGCTTTCTTTACAGGATCATTACCAGTTTCATCTAGTAAAACTTGTGTTTTGAAGCGAATAATATCTTGAGCTTCTTCTGTAACATATTCTCTAAACCCTGCTGCTCCCAGTTCTTTGGCATAACTGTCAGGATCAGCTCCATCAGGAAGAGCTACTGCTTTCACATTAAGGTCTCCTTCAAGTAAAAGATCTATCCCACGCATAGATGCTTTTATGCCTGCCTGGTCACCATCAAAAATGACCGTTACATTTTCGGAATATCTACGGATGAGTTTCACTTGATCCTCGGTCAGCGCTGTTCCTGAAGAAGCCACTACATTCTCTATTCCTGCCTGATGCATAGAAATTACATCAGTATATCCCTCTACCAAGTAACAATTGTCTTCTTTACGAACAGCATTCTTACTCTGATACATGCCATAGAGCACCTTGCTTTTAAAGTAAAGTTCGGTCTCTGGGCTATTTATATACTTTGCTGATTTATCTGTACTCGAAAGTTTCCTTCCTCCGAAAGCTATCGTTTTTCCTGAGACATTATGTATCGGAAACATAACTCTGCTACGAAAACGATCATAGGTTTTTCCGTCCTTATCGATGATTAAACCAGCCTCTGATAGTAAATCCTTATTATACCCTTTTTGAGTCGCCTCATTCAATAAACCATCCCAGATTTCCTTTGTGTACCCAAGTTCAAATTTCTTAATGGTCTCATCTGTAAACCCTCGTTCCTTGAAATAAGATAGCCCAATTGACTTTCCCTCCTCAGAATGATGAAGTACCTCTTGAAAATATTCGTTAGCGTAATTCAGCACAATAAATAAGCTCTCTCTCTTATTCTGAGCTTCCATCGCCTCATCAGACTGCTCTTCCTCTTTTACTTCAATACCATATTTACCAGCTAGGTATCTTAGAGCTTCTATATAGCTTAGACCATCTACCTCCATCACAAAGGTGATAGCGTCTCCTCCTTTGCCAGAACTAAAGTCTTTAAAAATTCCTTTTGAGGGAACTACGTAAAATGAAGGTGTCTTTTCATTCGCAAATGGGCTCAGCGCTTTATAACTTGAACCCGAACGTTTTAAAGACACAAAATCCTCCACCACCTCGACAATGTCGATTCGATTCTTAATTTCTTCAATGGTGGATGGATTGATCAATGAATGGATTTTATGAATGCAACTACAAAAATAGCTTATATCAAATCATTTGATTCAAAAAGAATTGAATAGATTTTCAATATTCAGCCTCCTATAATGTCAGAAATTATCGTTGCTTTTCTATCCAAAATCAAATCAAATACGTCTTTTTATTCCAAGTATGTCTATACCCACTTTTGGGTATTTTTTAGTTAGAAAAAAGTCTATTAGGAACGATGAAAAACACTTTTATGACAATAAACTGTTGGAATACGATGGGCAATACCAGAAAAGACCTCTATGAATGATTAAAGCATAAAATTATCAAAAACTATTCCTGTTCCTAAGAAATAAAAATTCAAATATTTGATACAAAAAACGTCATCATAATTACAAAGACCATGTTGGGGTGTTTACCATTTTTTACAAAAATTTAGTACCTTCATAACATAAACCAATTGTTCTAAAGCTTAAACCACCCATGAAATGAGCATGAACTTAGACTCCTTAAGATACTAGCCAAAGAAAGAATAAGTTTACCGCGAATTCCAGTTTCGCCAGATCAAATCGCTCTGGCGAACAGGTGGTCTTTGAAAAAGAAGACACATGAAAAAAATCCTCACCTTGGCTTTAGGCATAGCTATTGCTATTCCTATGCTTGCACAACTACCACAAACACTCAGCTTTCAAGGATATCTTACCAGCGATGCTGGAGAACCCATTACGGAGAGTAGTCTGAGTGTCTCTTTTGCATTATATACCGCTTCATCAGGAGGCACGCTTGTTTGGGGGCCTGAACCACAAACGATTGAAGTAGACCGAGGGATATTCAGTACCGTATTGGGTACCGTTGAACCTCTTGATATTGAAGCAAATGCGCCTTATTTTCTACAAATCACCATTGGATCAGAAAATTTGCCACGTATTGCAGTAACCTCCGGACTTTATAGTTTGAGTACCAGCAACGCCGCAAACATCACCGCAAATACATTATCTATAGCTAATGGTGGGACCAATGCAGACAACACAACTGATGCACGTACCAATCTTGGTTTAACCATAGGAACAGATGTGCAGGGATTTGATGCAGGGCTCAATTCCATAGCTGGCCTTACTACTGTAACAGATCAAATGTTATACCTGACCGGATCTGATGCTTATGCAACGACTAGCCTGACGGGATTCAGTCGCACTTTGCTAGATGATATAGATGCTTCCGCAGCTCAAGCTACACTTGGTCTGTCAGTAGGTACGAACATTCAGGGTTTTGATGCAGGACTATCTTCCATTGCAGGACTGACTACCGCTGCAAATAGAATGATCTATACGGACGGTGCTGACTCCTATGCAACGACACCTCTCACGGGGTTTGCCCGTACCCTTTTGGATGATACAGATGAAGCTACTTTTAAGTCTACAGTGAACCTTGAAACAGGCACGGACATCCAGGCATTTGATGCTGGATTGAACTCAATTGCCGGGTTAACCACTTCCACTAATCAATTGATTTATACAACAGCCAGTGACGTTTATGCTACTACATCACTTACTTCTTTTGCAAGGACTCTCTTGGATGATGGGAATGCTGCCACCGCTCGAAGTACATTAGGTCTTGTTATTGGTACTAACGTACAAGCGCAAGATACAGACCTTGCTGATTTAGCCGACGATGGAAGCCTATCTGGATCTAGAGTCAGTCCTGTTTTTGGAGCGCAAACCATCACTACCACAGC is a genomic window of Marinobacter alexandrii containing:
- the dnaG gene encoding DNA primase translates to MINPSTIEEIKNRIDIVEVVEDFVSLKRSGSSYKALSPFANEKTPSFYVVPSKGIFKDFSSGKGGDAITFVMEVDGLSYIEALRYLAGKYGIEVKEEEQSDEAMEAQNKRESLFIVLNYANEYFQEVLHHSEEGKSIGLSYFKERGFTDETIKKFELGYTKEIWDGLLNEATQKGYNKDLLSEAGLIIDKDGKTYDRFRSRVMFPIHNVSGKTIAFGGRKLSSTDKSAKYINSPETELYFKSKVLYGMYQSKNAVRKEDNCYLVEGYTDVISMHQAGIENVVASSGTALTEDQVKLIRRYSENVTVIFDGDQAGIKASMRGIDLLLEGDLNVKAVALPDGADPDSYAKELGAAGFREYVTEEAQDIIRFKTQVLLDETGNDPVKKAGVIKDIVSSITKINDPVKRTVYIKECSDLLGIAESVLIGEQNKILIQNRKNQRKEDFSEPPVEMPPFPMGQEELVDNLDIGRIIELQERESIRVLVNNRNRFLNSTVNKHLQEYYYDELEYDFQGIKFVNPIYQEIFEVVQKNKNYESLDTDFLLENVSEKARNVIIDLSTDRYELSDNWQGKYNIQIPTELQDLHLKDVCYTNILRWKFRLVQKMILDVLKELKKDEKSSNINEDAMNEIMDLKQIEVDIANRLGNVITR
- a CDS encoding tail fiber domain-containing protein translates to MKKILTLALGIAIAIPMLAQLPQTLSFQGYLTSDAGEPITESSLSVSFALYTASSGGTLVWGPEPQTIEVDRGIFSTVLGTVEPLDIEANAPYFLQITIGSENLPRIAVTSGLYSLSTSNAANITANTLSIANGGTNADNTTDARTNLGLTIGTDVQGFDAGLNSIAGLTTVTDQMLYLTGSDAYATTSLTGFSRTLLDDIDASAAQATLGLSVGTNIQGFDAGLSSIAGLTTAANRMIYTDGADSYATTPLTGFARTLLDDTDEATFKSTVNLETGTDIQAFDAGLNSIAGLTTSTNQLIYTTASDVYATTSLTSFARTLLDDGNAATARSTLGLVIGTNVQAQDTDLADLADDGSLSGSRVSPVFGAQTITTTAGLHVGGTSNPGTDNAIVDGTLAVGVATPNSTMDVRHGTGTPSTGDGFTVSRSNTLKWSMAVFAGGALGLYSNNTYRGEFNSSTGAYSSTSDRRVKKNISSSSSVLPLLMNLPIMEYHFKTQLKDEPKKIGVIAQDVLPIFPHLVEFSKENNLYIVDYSGFGTLAIKAIQEQQKIIESLKTELEVTKRQLSDQKSSSEKLMSSLSEQEEKIHLLFELFNTSQKEETESKSTVISEKK